In Chryseobacterium oranimense, a single window of DNA contains:
- a CDS encoding undecaprenyl-diphosphate phosphatase: protein MDLIKAIIIAIIEGLTEYLPISSTAHMGFAANIMGLQEDEFLKMFQVSIQFGAILSVVVAYWKKFFDLKNLQFYYKLAFAVVPALVLGYLFDDKIEAVLGNQIAISSVLVLGGVVLLFADKWFKNPVIDDEKGVTIRKAVTIGFWQCLAMMPGTSRSAASIIGGMSQGLTRKAAAEFSFFLAVPTMLAVTVYSVFLKTWGKETGNPQKGYEMIMASQDHIMIFVIGNIVAFIVALIAIKAFIGVLNKYGFRPWGWYRIFVGIALLIYFYFFK, encoded by the coding sequence ATGGATTTAATTAAAGCAATCATTATTGCTATTATTGAAGGGCTTACAGAGTATCTTCCTATTTCTTCTACGGCACATATGGGATTTGCAGCCAACATTATGGGACTGCAGGAAGATGAATTTCTGAAAATGTTCCAGGTGTCTATTCAGTTTGGGGCTATTTTATCTGTGGTGGTAGCCTATTGGAAAAAGTTTTTTGATCTGAAAAATCTTCAGTTTTACTACAAGCTTGCTTTTGCCGTAGTTCCGGCATTGGTTCTGGGCTATTTATTTGATGATAAAATTGAAGCTGTTCTGGGAAACCAGATTGCTATTTCTTCAGTTTTGGTATTGGGAGGGGTAGTTCTGCTTTTTGCAGACAAATGGTTCAAGAATCCTGTAATTGATGATGAAAAGGGAGTTACCATCAGAAAAGCAGTTACCATAGGCTTTTGGCAGTGTCTGGCGATGATGCCGGGAACCAGCCGCAGTGCTGCTTCTATCATTGGAGGAATGTCACAGGGGCTTACGAGAAAAGCGGCGGCGGAATTTTCATTTTTCCTGGCAGTTCCAACCATGCTGGCAGTAACCGTATATTCCGTTTTCCTGAAAACCTGGGGTAAAGAAACCGGAAATCCTCAAAAAGGATATGAAATGATTATGGCATCTCAGGATCATATTATGATTTTTGTAATAGGAAATATTGTAGCATTTATTGTTGCATTAATCGCTATTAAAGCATTTATCGGAGTACTGAACAAATATGGTTTCAGACCTTGGGGCTGGTACCGTATCTTTGTAGGGATCGCCCTGCTAATCTATTTTTATTTCTTTAAATAA
- the rluF gene encoding 23S rRNA pseudouridine(2604) synthase RluF, whose translation MEKTRINKYLSEVGYCSRRAADKLLEEGRITINGKVPEMGTKVSDEDLVEVDGKPIREPQDKHVYIAFNKPVGIVCTTDTKREKNNIVDYINHPKRIFPIGRLDKPSEGLILLTSDGDIVNKILRARNNHEKEYIVRVDKPISPKFLEKMRNGVPILDTVTKKCEVEKIDDMTFRIILTQGLNRQIRRMCEFLGYEVKKLKRIRIMNIKLDLPVGKWRDLTEEEFNTLSSLLSDSVKTID comes from the coding sequence ATGGAAAAAACACGTATCAATAAATATTTATCAGAAGTTGGTTATTGTTCAAGAAGAGCCGCAGATAAGCTTTTGGAAGAAGGAAGGATAACAATTAACGGGAAAGTTCCGGAAATGGGGACCAAAGTTTCGGATGAAGATCTTGTAGAAGTAGATGGAAAACCGATTCGCGAACCTCAGGATAAACATGTTTACATTGCTTTTAACAAACCCGTGGGTATCGTCTGCACTACAGACACCAAACGTGAAAAGAACAATATTGTTGATTACATTAACCATCCGAAAAGAATTTTCCCGATCGGAAGGCTGGATAAGCCCAGTGAAGGTCTTATTCTGCTTACCAGCGATGGCGACATCGTTAATAAAATTCTAAGAGCAAGAAACAACCACGAGAAAGAATATATTGTTCGTGTAGATAAACCTATTTCGCCTAAGTTTCTTGAAAAGATGAGAAATGGAGTGCCAATCCTGGATACAGTCACTAAGAAATGCGAAGTGGAAAAGATCGATGATATGACCTTCCGGATTATCCTTACTCAGGGGTTGAACAGGCAGATTAGAAGAATGTGCGAATTCCTTGGTTATGAAGTGAAAAAATTGAAGCGTATCCGTATCATGAACATTAAGCTGGATCTTCCGGTAGGGAAATGGCGTGACCTTACGGAGGAAGAATTTAATACGCTCAGCAGCCTCCTTTCTGATTCTGTCAAAACAATCGATTAA
- a CDS encoding ABC transporter permease: MAKSVDEFNKKRLRSSNITVVISIALVLFLLGLMGLILINAQKYSDYIKEQLVVNAYFDENFDVKDSVKIAKLEEETFKKVQTLAPVKKATYISRDMAAKEAKKTMGIDSDALFEENIFPSSIEVALKPEYVDPTKIDEAIKVIKAVPGIVDVKNDSTLMVDVYNNLSRILKWILGFSVLFLILAVVLINNSIRLKIFSKRFIIKTMQLVGAKRRFILKPFIIEAIILGAIGSLIGLLALGGVWYYFTSQIGSAFVQDTNQYFWLVILVLGVGIFISVLSTIFATWRFLKSNVDDLYYS; encoded by the coding sequence ATGGCTAAATCTGTTGATGAGTTTAATAAGAAAAGGCTTCGGTCAAGCAATATTACAGTAGTAATAAGTATCGCATTAGTGTTATTTTTGTTAGGATTAATGGGGCTTATCTTAATCAATGCCCAGAAGTATTCTGACTACATAAAAGAACAGTTGGTGGTAAATGCTTATTTCGATGAAAATTTTGATGTAAAAGATTCTGTAAAAATTGCAAAACTAGAGGAAGAAACTTTTAAAAAGGTACAGACATTAGCTCCTGTAAAAAAAGCGACCTATATTTCAAGAGACATGGCGGCTAAAGAAGCCAAAAAAACAATGGGTATAGACAGTGATGCGCTTTTTGAGGAAAATATTTTCCCTTCATCTATCGAGGTGGCATTAAAGCCTGAATATGTTGATCCGACTAAAATTGATGAAGCGATTAAAGTCATTAAAGCCGTTCCCGGAATTGTAGATGTTAAAAATGACAGTACTCTGATGGTGGATGTTTACAATAACCTGAGCAGAATCCTGAAATGGATTTTAGGTTTTTCTGTTTTATTCCTGATCCTGGCGGTTGTTTTAATTAACAATTCAATCCGTCTGAAAATATTCTCCAAGAGATTTATTATTAAAACCATGCAGCTGGTAGGGGCGAAAAGAAGGTTTATCCTTAAGCCGTTTATCATTGAGGCAATTATTCTGGGGGCTATAGGATCCTTAATCGGGCTTCTGGCACTTGGGGGCGTATGGTATTACTTTACAAGCCAGATTGGTTCTGCTTTCGTACAGGATACCAACCAATATTTCTGGCTGGTTATCTTAGTGCTTGGAGTAGGAATTTTTATATCTGTTTTAAGTACCATTTTCGCTACATGGAGATTCTTAAAATCAAACGTTGACGATTTATATTACTCTTAA
- a CDS encoding DUF3098 domain-containing protein, producing MSKKTNKLAASEFGKETEVPQENAFYFGQQNFKWMLIGLAFIVVGFLLMMGPDANTVDGKFDPNAWNDGIFSVRRIRIAPLFVVIGFAIEVYAILKRK from the coding sequence ATGAGCAAAAAAACAAATAAACTGGCCGCTTCAGAGTTTGGCAAGGAAACCGAAGTACCACAGGAAAATGCCTTTTATTTCGGGCAGCAGAACTTCAAGTGGATGCTGATAGGGCTGGCCTTTATCGTAGTAGGCTTTCTACTTATGATGGGACCGGACGCTAACACAGTAGATGGTAAGTTTGATCCTAATGCATGGAATGACGGTATTTTTTCCGTCCGCAGGATCAGAATTGCGCCACTGTTTGTAGTGATAGGCTTTGCAATAGAAGTTTACGCTATTTTAAAAAGAAAATAA
- the truB gene encoding tRNA pseudouridine(55) synthase TruB, whose translation MTAEELQSGYVFLLDKPLDWTSFQAVNKMKYKLKREFNLPKKFKIGHAGTLDPRATGLLIVCCGKFTKKIPEIQDAPKEYWTEIKIGVQTESYDTEKPEILHRDFAHITEEQIKEALEKFVGEIEQKPPVYSAIKVDGQRAYNLARAGEEVEMKARKTTIFYINDVKIDLPLVSFTVGCSKGTYIRSLAHDIGQELGVGAYLTQLRRTKIGDYTIENATTDFLENEYRFENL comes from the coding sequence ATGACTGCCGAAGAACTGCAATCAGGATATGTTTTTTTATTGGACAAACCTTTGGACTGGACTTCTTTCCAGGCTGTCAATAAAATGAAATACAAACTCAAAAGAGAGTTTAATCTTCCAAAGAAATTCAAAATAGGGCACGCCGGAACTTTAGACCCGAGAGCAACTGGCCTGCTTATTGTCTGCTGCGGGAAGTTCACAAAAAAAATTCCTGAAATCCAGGATGCCCCCAAAGAATACTGGACCGAAATTAAAATAGGCGTACAGACAGAATCCTATGATACGGAAAAGCCTGAAATACTTCACCGGGATTTTGCCCATATTACGGAAGAACAGATAAAAGAAGCTCTTGAAAAATTTGTAGGGGAAATAGAGCAGAAACCACCGGTATATTCAGCGATAAAAGTAGATGGGCAAAGAGCCTATAACCTGGCCAGAGCAGGAGAGGAAGTTGAAATGAAAGCAAGGAAAACGACTATTTTCTACATTAATGATGTTAAAATAGACCTTCCTTTGGTCAGCTTTACAGTAGGCTGTTCAAAAGGAACTTATATCAGAAGCCTGGCTCATGATATCGGGCAGGAATTAGGAGTTGGCGCTTATCTTACACAGCTCAGGCGTACGAAAATAGGGGATTACACCATCGAAAATGCCACAACAGATTTCCTGGAGAACGAATACAGATTTGAAAATTTATAA